Genomic segment of Ignavibacteriota bacterium:
GATTCATCGAATTTAAAAGGAATTAATTTATTTTGTTGATAAACTTCTATATCTAAAAATATAGTAGATAGCTTCTGTTCTGCTTCAGGTTCTTCTTTTTCTAAATAATATTTAGAAGAAAAATAAGTATTAGTATCTATATCTAAATTATAGAAATTGTAGAAGTCATATTTACTTAATTCACTATATAGTATAGGTTTCATCTTTTATCCCAAATATAAGAAAGATTATCTGGAATATTATATCCAAATATGGGTCTATAATAATTTGGGTTCTTACGAATTAAATTTGATTTGTGAGTAAGAAAGAATTCTTCAGAAAACCAGAATGGTTCTTGTAATTCATAATCTTTAATTATAAATTTATGAAAATTATGTGTAATTATTGATTTTTCTGCCTTATGTTTTTTAATAATTGCCCATTGATAAATCATAGCATCAATATATTTATTTACTAAAAAAAACTCATAACCTTTCCACATTCTAACAGCTGGATGATTCTTCCACCTAGTTTCTTTAACTAATAAACAATTTGCTATTTGATTTCCTTCGACAATTTGTTTAAATAATCTTTTATCATCTAATATTTTTGCTGTATCTATAGGATTTGGAGAAATAAGAAATGTTTGCATTGTATTCTCACTTTTTAATTGATCTAAACAAGTTCAACATTTCATGAAACATTTGTTCAATACATTCATCACAGATATGAAATTTTTGATTACTACTAGAAAAAATAATTAACACATCATCATTAGATTTTAAACAAAAATCACATCTTTTTATTGGTTCATCCATATAAATTCC
This window contains:
- a CDS encoding MSMEG_6728 family protein; the protein is MQTFLISPNPIDTAKILDDKRLFKQIVEGNQIANCLLVKETRWKNHPAVRMWKGYEFFLVNKYIDAMIYQWAIIKKHKAEKSIITHNFHKFIIKDYELQEPFWFSEEFFLTHKSNLIRKNPNYYRPIFGYNIPDNLSYIWDKR